In Rhodanobacter humi, the genomic stretch CAGTTCCGCAACGCCAACCTGCCCGCGGTGGAGCAGTCGCTGGAGGCGAAGGTACCGGTGTATCCGGAGTACGAACGCACCATGATGGCCTGGTCGATGGAGAAGATGCGCCAGATCCTCGGCGCCGACGATGCCTTCGTGCACGCGACGCTGGGCAGGCAGTCGCCCGACGAACTCGCCAAGTCACTGGTGGACGGCACGAAACTCGCCGACCCCGCGCTGCGCAAGCAGCTGTGGGATGGCGGCGAAAAGGCGATCGAAGCCTCCACCGATCCGATGATCGTGTTCGCGCGCAAGATCGAGCCCACCGCGACGAAGCTGCGCAAGCAGTACGAGGGTGAGGTGCAGGCGCCCACCACCAAGGCCGGCGAGGCGATCGCCCAGGCCCGCTTCGCGCGCGAAGGCACCAGCAACTACCCGGATGCCACCTTCACCCTGCGCCTGTCCTACGGCAAGGTGGTCGGCTGGAAGGAAGGCGACCACCAGGTGCCGCCGTTCACCGACTTCGCCGGCACCTACCGGCGCGCCACCGGCGCCGATCCGTTCAAGCTGCCGGACAGCTGGATCAAGGCGAAGGATTCGCTGGATCTCTCCACGCCGTTCGACTTCGTCACCGACAACGACATCATCGGCGGCAACTCCGGCAGCCCGGTGATCGACCGCGACGGCCACGCGGTGGGCCTGATCTTCGACGGCAACATCCACTCCATCGGCGGCGACTTCGTCTACGACGGCAGCAACAACCGCGCGGTGGCGGTGGACACCGCCGCGCTGATGGAAGCGGTCCGCAAGGTCTACAAGTTGCCGCGGCTGGCGGACGAGCTGGCCAACGGGCATCTGTGATCCGTCAACGGCGCGTGCTGCATCTGCGCATCGATGGCCACGAAACACGAAGGGCGCCATTCGGCGCCCTTCGTGTTTCGTGCTTCAGCAAATCCGGTCTCAGCCGCCCTTGATCGGATAGGTCTGCGTGCCACCACTGGAAGCGGGCGCGGCCGGGTTGCCACCCGGCGCGGCGGGCGTGACCAGGTGCGAGCCGCACTGGTAGGCGCCCCAGGGCTGCGAGCCGTCGCTGGGTTCGGCCAGCGGCTTGATGGTGTCGGCGTGCATGGTGGCGGCTTCGTTGCGCGCCATCACCTGCAGTTCGTCGCGCACCTTGATGTCGTTGCGGTCCACCGGGCCCACGTGGTCCATCACCGAGACGGTGATCTTGCCCAGGTCCTTGCAGCCGGAAACGTCGCCGTTCCATGCCGTGCGCACGTTCTGCGACGCCGGCGTGGGGTTGATGCCCCAGGTGCAGGCGCCCAGCAGCAGGGTGGGGACGAGCAGCAGCACGGTCTTGCGCATGGACGACTCCGGACGGGCATTGACGAAAGAGGCCGGGGAGTGAACCGCCCGGCCTCTCCATGCTAACGCGGCCGGCGTGGCCGCGTCCCCTTTGCGTGCTTATTTCGCTGACGCGCCGGCTGGCGCGTCAGCCAGCGGCTTGCCGTCGGCGTCGAGCACCTGCACCTCGCCCAGGTTCAGCGCGCGCACCGGCGCCTCGATCTGCTTGAGGTCGCCCACGATCACCCAGGTCATCGCCGCGGGCTGCACGATCTGCTTGATCGCGGCCTCGGCCTCGGCCGGGGTGATTGCCTCCAGCTTCGGCTTCAGCGTCTGCACATAGTCGTCGGGACGGCCATACTCAACGATGCCGTTCATCGCGCCGAGCACCGCGGAGGTGGTCTCGTAGCTGCCCGGCAGCGCGCGGATGCGCTGATCCTTGATCTTCGCGATCTCGTCGGCGGTCAGCGGCTTGTCGGCTATCACGGCGCGCGCCTCCTTCAGCACCTCCGCGGCGGAGGGCGCGGTCTTGTCGGTCTGCACCGGTGCGTAGAACAGCATCGGCCGCTGGCCCTGGGCGTCCATCAGGAAGCTCTGCGCGCCGTAGGCCCAGCGCTTGTCCTCGCGCAGGTTCATGTTGAGGCGCGAGGTGAAGGTGCCGCCGAAGGCGCCGTTCGCCACCTGGATCGCGAGGTTGTCCGGCGCGCGCGTGGACGGCGCAAGCAGGCCGGCCATGATTAGCGACTGCGGCGCATCGGGGCGGTCGATCAGGAACACGCGCGGTTTGGCCTGCGCCGCCACCTTCGCGATGTTCTTGTGCGGGATCGCACCGGCCGGTGCCTGCCAGTCGCCGAAGGCGGCGTCCAGTTCCGGGATGATCCGGTCCAGCGTGGTGTCGCCGGCGACCAGGATCTTCACGTTGTCCGGGCGCAACCACTGCTGCTGGAAGGTGCGCAGGTCGGCGGCGGTCAACGCCTTGATGCTGGCCTCGGTGCCGCTGCCGGTGAACGGGATGCCGTAGGCATGGTCGGCGCCATACAGCAGCGGCGGCAGGGTGCGCAGCGCGAGGCCGACCGGCTGGGTCTTCTCCTGCGCAATGTCGGCCAGCCACTGGCCGCGCACGCGCTCGATGTCGGCCGGCTTGAACGCGGGATCGCGCACGATGTCGGCGAACAGCGCCAGCGAGGGCTGGAGCTGGTCGTTCAACGCGTTGAGCGAAGCGCTGCAGTCGTCCAGCCCGCAACCGACGCGGGTGATCGCGCCCAGCCGCTGCTTGGTCTTGGCGATCTCCACCGAATCGAGCTTGCCGGTGCTCTCGTTCATCAGGCTCGCGGTGAAGTTCGCGGTGCCGAGCTTGCGACCTTGGTCGGCGGCATAGCCGGCGTCGAACAGCAGCTGCACCTGGGTCACCGGGATGGTGTGGCGCTGGGCGAGGATCACCTCGATGCCGTTCTTCAGCTTGCCGCGCTCGAGCTGCGGGAAGCTCAGCGACGGGAATGCGTCGACCTGTGGCACGCCTTGGCTGCGGTCCACGTCGCTCTTCGCCACGCTGTACGCGTGCGCGGCCGGCAGCTTCGGCTGCGGGCGACCGGCGGCGTCGCCCAGCGGCTGCACCGCCTTGTCTTCGGCGACCGGATCGAAGCCCTTGCCGGCGGGCAGCACGGTGAGCAGGTAGTCGCCCTTGTTGAGCCACTGGTCGGCCGCGGCCTTGACGCTGGCCGGCGTGGCCGCGTCGGCGCGTTCGAGGTCGAGCCGGTAGGCGCCCGGGTTGCCGCGGTAGACCTGGCCCTCGGCGAGGATCACCGCCTTGCCGCCGAAGCCGCCCACCTTCTCCAGCCCGCGCACGAACGCCGCGCGGTTGCCGATCTTGGCGCGACCGAGTTCGTCGGCGCTGGGGCCGCTGGCGAGGAACTTCTTCAGCTCGTCATCGATCGCCGCTTCCACTTTCGCCGGGTCCACGCCCTGCTTCACGTCGGCCTGGATCTGGAACTGGCTGGCCAGCGCGAACGGCGCCATGCTGGCGGAAACGTCGTCCACCAGCTTGTCCTGGTAGACGAGGCGCTGGTACAACCGCGAGGTCTTGCCACCGCCGAGTACGGTGCTGGCAAGGTCGAGCTGGATCGCGGCATCGCTGCCCAGCTGCGGCACCACCCAGGTGCGATAGATGCGCGGCTGCGCCACGTGGTCGTGCTGCACGCCGCGGGTGGACTTCGCCAGCGGGGTGATCCACGGCTGCTGGCGCGCCACCGGCTGGCCGGCCGGGATGTCGCCGAAGTACTTCAGCGCCTTCGCGCGGGCCTCGGCCACGGTGATGTCGCCGGCCAGCACCAGGGTGGTGTTGGCGGCACCGTAGTTGTCGTGGAACCACGCCTTCACGTCGGCCAGCGAGGCGGCGTCGAGGTCGGCCATCGAGCCGATGGTGTCGTGCTGGTAGGGGTGGTTCGCGGGATAGGTGTTGGCGAGGATGTTCTCGTCCACGCGGCCGTAGGGACGGTTCTCGCCCTGGCGCTTCTCGTTCTGCACCACGCCGCGCTGGGTGTCGAGCTCCTTCTGGCCGATCGCGCCGAGCAGGTGACCCATGCGGTCGGATTCCATCCACAGCGCCATGTCCAGCGCGGTGGTGGGCACCGTCTCGAAGTAGTTCGTGCGGTCGAACCAGGTGGTGCCGTTCATGTCAGTGGCGCCGGCCAGCTCGAACGGCTGGAAGTAGGTGCCCTTGTGGTGCTCCGAGCCCGAGAACATCAGGTGCTCGAACAGATGGGCGAAGCCGGTCTTGCCCTTCGGCTCGTCGGCCGAACCGATGTGGTACCAGATGCTCACCGCCACCACCGGCGCCTTGTGGTCCTCGTGCACGACCACGGTGAGTCCGTTCGGCAGGGTGAAGCGGGTGTAGGCGATCTCCGGCATGCCGTGTGCGGCCGACGCGCTGTTCGCGGCCATGGCCACGTCCGGCGCGACACCGCCGGCGACGCTCATCAGACCCGCGATCAGCAGGGCGAGTGGCTTGCTTCCCATCGTGACGCTCCTTTTCGGTTCGGATGTCGCCTGAGCCTATGGGAGTTCGCAACTTCTTGCCAGATGACGATGGGCATGCCCGCCTGTCCGTCCGGCCGGCTGTCCGGTTTGCCTGTCCAGCTGTCCGCGGACAAGCGACCGGCCTGCACGCTGGATTTTTCAAATCGTTCGAATTCAATAACTTGAAAACAATTTTCGGCTTGGCACGCGGATTGCACCAGAACACGTGCAGGAACCACCCACCCTTGTCGGAGACACACCATGAAATACGAGAACCTGATGCTGAGCGGCCTGTTCGTCGTCTGCCTGCTGGTTTGCACCCTGGTGCTGGGCGCGATGCTGAGTGCCACCCCTTCGTCCGTGCAGCTGGCCAGCGCCGGCAGCTCCCTGCTGGCTTCGCCCACGCAATGCGCGCTGCTGGCCGACGGCGTGATCTGTCCGCGTCAGCCGGGCTGAGCCCACCCCACGACGCGACTACCGGAGTACCGCCATGAAACACGAAACCCTGATGCTGCACGGCCTGTTCGCCGCCTGCCTGCTGGTCTGCGCCCTGGTGGTCGGCTCGATGCTGACGACGGTCCCGCTGTCGGCGCAGTTCGCCGCCAAGGCCGGCGCCACCCACGCGCTGGTTGCCTCGACCAACGCCTGCGTGGCGCCGGGCCACGGCGCAACCTGCCCGCTGCCGCGCGGCTGATCGCTGGATGGTTGGCTCGCGTGCCGTCGAGCACGCGATAATCGCCGGATGCTGCATGTCATCCTGTTCCATCCCGAAATCCCGCCGAACACCGGCAACGTCATCCGTCTGTGCGCCAACACCGGCGCCGCGCTGCACCTGATCCGCCCGCTCGGCTTCGCGCTCGACGATGCGCGCCTGCGCCGCGCGGGCCTGGACTACCACGAGTACGCCCGCGTGCAGGTGCACGACAAGCTCGACGACTGCCTCGCCGCGATCGGCCAGCCGCGCGTGTATGCCTTCACCACCCGCGGCCGCACGCGCCATGTCGATGCCCGCTACGCCGACGGCGACGCGTTGCTGTTCGGCTGCGAGACCGCCGGCCTGCCCGTCGAGGTGCTGGACGGCATTCCCGAGGCACAGCGCATGCGCCTGCCGATGCGGCCGGACAGCCGCAGCCTCAATCTCTCCAATGCCGTCGCCGTGGCCGTGTACGAAGCCTGGCGGCAACTCGGCTTCGACGGCGCCATCGATTGAAAACCCCTTGCGCGCAGGTCGGGCTTCAGCCCGACAGACTCGTACGTGTCGGGATGAATCCCGACCCACGAGCGCTTGCCCGCTACAATCGCCGGATGACCGACCCCACACCCAACGCCTGGCTGCCCGTGCCGCTGCGCAAGCTGGCCGGACGCGCGCTGGAAACCGCGCTGAACCACACGCTGTCGCTCGATCCCGACACGCAGCAGAAGCTCGCCGCGTTGAACGGTCGCCGCGTGCTGCTGCACCTCGCCGGGCCGGAGCTGGCGCTGGCCGTGCAGGTGCAGGACGGTCGCCTCAAGGTCGGCCCGCCGGACGAGACAGAAACCGCGGCCAGCACGCTGCGCGTGGCCGCCACGCCCGGCAGCCTGCTGGCGATGGCGCTGCGCCGCGGCGACGACGGCGTGGCGCCGGGCAAGGTGGAGATCGCCGGCGACGCCGACCTCGCGCGCCGGCTGGAAAAACTCGCCAGCCAGTTCGCCCCGGATTTCGAGGAAGCGTTCGCCCGCACGTTCGGCGACGTGCTGGGCGTGCCGATCGCACGCGCCGTGCGCAAGGCGCTGGCGCACGCGAAAGAGACCGCCAGCCACCTTACCGAGGACGGCGCTGCCTGGTTGCGCGACGAATCGCGCCTCGCGCTGGCGCCGGGCGAGGCAGAAGCCTTCCTCGACGGCGTGGATGCGCTGCGCGAACGCAGCGAGCGGCTGGAGGCGCGTATCAATCGATTGGCGGCACGCTTGCAAGGGACACATCCCAAGGGAGCTGGCGCGTGACTCCGCTCGCCGTCGTGCCGCGCCTGCTGCGTGTCGCCGTGGTGCTGCTGCGCTACCGGCTGGACGAGCTGGTCGACGCCACCCATCTGTTCCGGCCGCTGAAATTCCTGCGTCCGCTGCTGGGCCGGCCCGCCGTCGACGTGCGCCCGCTGGCGCGCGGCGTGCGGCTGCGCCTCGCGCTCACCGCGCTGGGGCCGATCTTCGTCAAGGCCGGCCAGGTGCTGTCGACCCGCCGCGACCTGGTGCCCGAGGACATCGCCGACGAACTCGCCCTGCTGCAGGACCAGGTGCCGCCCTTCCCCGGCGTCGAGGCCAAGGCGATCGTCGAGCGCGAGCTGAAGTCGCCGATTGGCCATCTGTACGCGCACTTCGACGAGACGCCGCTGGCCTCCGCCTCGATCGCCCAGGTGCACGCCGCGGAGCTTCCCGACGGCCGCGCGGTGGTGGTGAAGGTGTTGCGCCCCGGCATCGACGCGAAGATCGCGCGCGACGTGCGCCTGCTGCATTCGCTGGGCCTGCTCGCGCAGCGCTGGCATCCGAACGCCGACAAGATCCGGCCGCTGGATGTCGTCGCGGAAGTGGAGAAGATGCTGGAGCACGAACTGGACCTGCAGCGCGAAGGCGCCAGCGCCAGCCTGCTGCGCCGCAACTTCGCCAGCGGCGTCGATCTCTACGTGCCCGAGGTGCACTGGGACCTGACCGCGCAGCGCGTGCTCACGCTGGAGCGCGTGCACGGCATCAGCAGCGATGACATCGCCGCGATCGACGCCGCCGGCATCGACCGCAAGGCGCTCGCCGTCAAGGGCGTGCGGGTGTTCTACGAACAGGTGTTCCGCGACAACTTCTTCCACGCCGACGCCCACCCCGGCAACATCTGGGTGGACCCCACGCGCCCCACCGAGCCACGCTTCATCGCGCTGGACTTCGGCATCATGGGCTCGCTGCCCGAGGCCGACCAGTACTGGCTGGCGCAGAACTTCATCGCACTGTTCGAGCGCGACTACGCGCGCATCGCCAAGCTGCATGTGGACGCCGGCTGGATGCCGGCCACGGTGCGGCTGGACGAGCTGGAAGCGGCGGTGCGCACGGTATGCGAGCCCTACTTCACCCGCCCGCTGTCGCAGATCTCGCTGGCCGAGCTGGTGGTGAAACTGTTCCAGACCGCGCGCCGCTTCGAGCTGACCCTGCAGCCGCAGCTGATCCTGCTGCAGAAGACCCTGCTCAACATCGAGGGCGTGGGCCGCCTGCTCGATCCGGAGATCGACATCTGGGCGGTGGCGCATCCGGTGCTGAAGCGCATCCTGCGCGAGCGCTACAGCCCGCTGCGCACACTGCGCGAAGTGCGCAAGCGCCTGCCCGAATGGTTCCACCTCGCGCCGCGCCTGCCCGAACTGGTGCACGACTCGCTCGAACGCATCGCGCGCGGCGAACACCGCCTGCTCGCCGACGTGGACACCCTGAGCCACCAGCGCCACCTGCTGCGCCGGCTGCTGCGCATGATCGCGGGCAGCGCGCTGGGCGCCACCCTGCTGCTGGGCGCCACCCTGCTGTGGGCGCTGGCGCCACAGCACGGACCGTGGTTGCCGCTGGGCATGGGCGTGGCGGGGCTGCTGGCGTTCGGCTGGGGCTGGCTGGGCCACCGGTAGGAGCGGCTTCAGCCGCGATGCCTTTCCGGCTTTCCCGACATCATGCACAACAAGAGCATCGCGGCTGAAGCCGCTCCTACCATTGCATCCCATCCCACCATGCCACCCATCGAGATCCTCCATCAGGACGACGCCCTCGTCGCGGTGAACAAGCCCGCGGGCCTGGCCGTGCACCGCTCGAAAATGGTGAACGATGCCGAGCATTACCTCGTCGACGTGCTGCGCGAACAGCTGGGCGGCAACGTCTACCTCGCCCACCGCCTCGACCGCGCCACCAGCGGCGTGCTGCTGGTGGCGCGGTCCAGCGAAGTCGCCGCCGCGTTGGGCGAGCAGTTCATGGGCCGCGACGTCCGCAAGCAATACCTCACCGTGGTACGCGGCTGGCCGGAGCCGGCCGAAGGCGTGACCGACTACCCGCTGCCCGGTTCGCGCGAAACCGGCCCGCGCCGCGAGGCACGCACGTGCTATCGCCGCCTCGCCACGGTGGAAGTGCCCATCGAACTCGGCCGCTACCCACAACAGCGTTACGCCCTCGTGCTGGCCGAGCCCGAAACCGGCCGCTTCCGCCAGATCCGCAAGCATCTCGCCCACCTCCACCATCCGGTGATCGGCGACTGCCAGCACGGCCGCGGCGACCACAACCGCCTGTACAAGCAGCACTTCGGCTGCCACCGCATGCTGCTGCACGCGTGGCGACTGCGCTTCGCGCATCCAGTCACCGGCACACCGATGCAGCTCGAGGCGCCGCTGGACGAAGCGTACGCGGACCTGCTCCGTCGCTTCGGCTGGACGCTGCCGGACGTCGGTCTCGCGTAGGAGCGGCTTCAGCCGCGATGCTCTTCGATCCACCAGCCAAGAGCATCGCGGCTGAAGCCGCTCCTACGAATCCGTGCCATCCCCTAAACTTCCCGCATGCTGACCGTCAGCCGCACCCTGTCGATTCCTGAAACCGAGCTGGTCGAACGCTTCCTGCGTGCCGACGGTCCCGGTGGCCAGCACGTCAATCGCACCGAGAGTGCAGTCGAACTGCGCTTCGACGTGGCGCATTCGCCGTCGCTGCCGGATGTCGTGCGCGCGCGTCTGCTGGCGCGACGCGACCGCCGGCTCACCGCCGACGGCGTGCTGGTGATCCAGGGTCGCCGCTTCCGCGACCAGGCGCGCAATCGCGACGATGTGCGCGAGCGGCTCGCCGAAATCATTCGCGGCGTGCTGGTACCACCGAAGAAGCGCGTGGCGACCAAGCCCACCCGCGCTTCGAAGGAACGCCGCCTGGTCGGCAAGCAGCAACGCGGCAAGATCAAGCAGACGCGCTCGCGCAAGCCGGACTTCGAATGAAAGCATCCCTGCCGATCCCGTCGCAACTGCCTGCGCAGATGCCGCAACTGCGCGATGACTGGCGACGTCGCGCCTGCCGCGCCGTGTTGCGCCTGTGCGGCTGGAGCCTGACCGGCGAGTTTCCCGACGTGCCGAAGCTGGTACTGATCGCCGCGCCGCACTCGTCCTGGTGGGACGGCGTGTGGGGCCTGCTGATCAAGGCGGCGATCGGCGCCGACGTGCACTTCATGGCCAAGCAGGAACTGTTCCGCGGCCCGCTCGGCGGCCTGCTGCGCCGGCTCGGCGGCATGGCCATCGACCGTGGTGCCGCCAAGGGCGTGGTCGAGCAGATGATCGACCAGTTCCGCCAGCGCGAACGGTTGTGGCTGGGCATCGCGCCCGAGGGCACGCGCAAGCCGGTAGCGCGCTGGAAGCACGGTTTCTGGCACATCGCGCGCGGCGCCGGCGTGCCGGTCTTTCCGGTGGCGTTCCATTACCCCGACAAGACCATCCAGCTCGGCCCGCTGTTCGACACCACGGCGGACGTGGCCGCCGACCTCGCCCGATTGCGCGCCTGGTACGCGCCGTTCCGCGGCAAGCATCGCGACGTCTGATTGCGCGCATCCTCCATCGCGCGAGCCCTGCCCATGTTCGGCATCCAGCACTACGACGCCTTCCTGCTCGCCTGCATCGCGCTGAACCTCACGCCGGGGCTGGACACGTTCTACATCCTCGCGCGCAGCGGCCGCGAAGGGCATGCGGTGGGACTGGGTGCCGCACTGGGCATCAACGCCGGCTGCGTCGTGCACACGCTGGCCGCGGTACTGGGCCTGTCGGCACTGCTGATGACTTCGGCGTTGGCTTTCGCCGTGCTGAAATACCTCGGTGCGGCCTATCTGGTGTGGATCGGCCTGCGCATGCTGTTCAGCCGCCGGCACGCCCGCGCACCGACGCAGACGCGCGGCACCGGCTTCGCCGCCGCGTTCCGCCAGGGCATGCTAACCAACGTGCTGAACCCGAAGGTGGCGCTGTTCTACCTCGCCTTCCTGCCGCAGTTCGTGTCGCTGCACGCCGCCCATCCGCAGCTTGGCCTGCTGGTGCTGGGCGCCAGCTTCATCGGCACCGGGCTCACCTGGTCGCTGGTGCTGGCCATGGCGGGCGGCCGCATCCACCGCCTGCTGCAGCGCCGGCCGCAGGTCGGCCAGTGG encodes the following:
- the trmL gene encoding tRNA (uridine(34)/cytosine(34)/5-carboxymethylaminomethyluridine(34)-2'-O)-methyltransferase TrmL — its product is MLHVILFHPEIPPNTGNVIRLCANTGAALHLIRPLGFALDDARLRRAGLDYHEYARVQVHDKLDDCLAAIGQPRVYAFTTRGRTRHVDARYADGDALLFGCETAGLPVEVLDGIPEAQRMRLPMRPDSRSLNLSNAVAVAVYEAWRQLGFDGAID
- a CDS encoding LysE family translocator encodes the protein MFGIQHYDAFLLACIALNLTPGLDTFYILARSGREGHAVGLGAALGINAGCVVHTLAAVLGLSALLMTSALAFAVLKYLGAAYLVWIGLRMLFSRRHARAPTQTRGTGFAAAFRQGMLTNVLNPKVALFYLAFLPQFVSLHAAHPQLGLLVLGASFIGTGLTWSLVLAMAGGRIHRLLQRRPQVGQWMDRVCGIVLLGFGLKLALQQRG
- a CDS encoding DUF4156 domain-containing protein; the protein is MRKTVLLLVPTLLLGACTWGINPTPASQNVRTAWNGDVSGCKDLGKITVSVMDHVGPVDRNDIKVRDELQVMARNEAATMHADTIKPLAEPSDGSQPWGAYQCGSHLVTPAAPGGNPAAPASSGGTQTYPIKGG
- the arfB gene encoding alternative ribosome rescue aminoacyl-tRNA hydrolase ArfB produces the protein MLTVSRTLSIPETELVERFLRADGPGGQHVNRTESAVELRFDVAHSPSLPDVVRARLLARRDRRLTADGVLVIQGRRFRDQARNRDDVRERLAEIIRGVLVPPKKRVATKPTRASKERRLVGKQQRGKIKQTRSRKPDFE
- the ubiB gene encoding ubiquinone biosynthesis regulatory protein kinase UbiB, yielding MTPLAVVPRLLRVAVVLLRYRLDELVDATHLFRPLKFLRPLLGRPAVDVRPLARGVRLRLALTALGPIFVKAGQVLSTRRDLVPEDIADELALLQDQVPPFPGVEAKAIVERELKSPIGHLYAHFDETPLASASIAQVHAAELPDGRAVVVKVLRPGIDAKIARDVRLLHSLGLLAQRWHPNADKIRPLDVVAEVEKMLEHELDLQREGASASLLRRNFASGVDLYVPEVHWDLTAQRVLTLERVHGISSDDIAAIDAAGIDRKALAVKGVRVFYEQVFRDNFFHADAHPGNIWVDPTRPTEPRFIALDFGIMGSLPEADQYWLAQNFIALFERDYARIAKLHVDAGWMPATVRLDELEAAVRTVCEPYFTRPLSQISLAELVVKLFQTARRFELTLQPQLILLQKTLLNIEGVGRLLDPEIDIWAVAHPVLKRILRERYSPLRTLREVRKRLPEWFHLAPRLPELVHDSLERIARGEHRLLADVDTLSHQRHLLRRLLRMIAGSALGATLLLGATLLWALAPQHGPWLPLGMGVAGLLAFGWGWLGHR
- a CDS encoding 1-acyl-sn-glycerol-3-phosphate acyltransferase, whose product is MKASLPIPSQLPAQMPQLRDDWRRRACRAVLRLCGWSLTGEFPDVPKLVLIAAPHSSWWDGVWGLLIKAAIGADVHFMAKQELFRGPLGGLLRRLGGMAIDRGAAKGVVEQMIDQFRQRERLWLGIAPEGTRKPVARWKHGFWHIARGAGVPVFPVAFHYPDKTIQLGPLFDTTADVAADLARLRAWYAPFRGKHRDV
- a CDS encoding pseudouridine synthase; protein product: MPPIEILHQDDALVAVNKPAGLAVHRSKMVNDAEHYLVDVLREQLGGNVYLAHRLDRATSGVLLVARSSEVAAALGEQFMGRDVRKQYLTVVRGWPEPAEGVTDYPLPGSRETGPRREARTCYRRLATVEVPIELGRYPQQRYALVLAEPETGRFRQIRKHLAHLHHPVIGDCQHGRGDHNRLYKQHFGCHRMLLHAWRLRFAHPVTGTPMQLEAPLDEAYADLLRRFGWTLPDVGLA
- a CDS encoding M16 family metallopeptidase — encoded protein: MGSKPLALLIAGLMSVAGGVAPDVAMAANSASAAHGMPEIAYTRFTLPNGLTVVVHEDHKAPVVAVSIWYHIGSADEPKGKTGFAHLFEHLMFSGSEHHKGTYFQPFELAGATDMNGTTWFDRTNYFETVPTTALDMALWMESDRMGHLLGAIGQKELDTQRGVVQNEKRQGENRPYGRVDENILANTYPANHPYQHDTIGSMADLDAASLADVKAWFHDNYGAANTTLVLAGDITVAEARAKALKYFGDIPAGQPVARQQPWITPLAKSTRGVQHDHVAQPRIYRTWVVPQLGSDAAIQLDLASTVLGGGKTSRLYQRLVYQDKLVDDVSASMAPFALASQFQIQADVKQGVDPAKVEAAIDDELKKFLASGPSADELGRAKIGNRAAFVRGLEKVGGFGGKAVILAEGQVYRGNPGAYRLDLERADAATPASVKAAADQWLNKGDYLLTVLPAGKGFDPVAEDKAVQPLGDAAGRPQPKLPAAHAYSVAKSDVDRSQGVPQVDAFPSLSFPQLERGKLKNGIEVILAQRHTIPVTQVQLLFDAGYAADQGRKLGTANFTASLMNESTGKLDSVEIAKTKQRLGAITRVGCGLDDCSASLNALNDQLQPSLALFADIVRDPAFKPADIERVRGQWLADIAQEKTQPVGLALRTLPPLLYGADHAYGIPFTGSGTEASIKALTAADLRTFQQQWLRPDNVKILVAGDTTLDRIIPELDAAFGDWQAPAGAIPHKNIAKVAAQAKPRVFLIDRPDAPQSLIMAGLLAPSTRAPDNLAIQVANGAFGGTFTSRLNMNLREDKRWAYGAQSFLMDAQGQRPMLFYAPVQTDKTAPSAAEVLKEARAVIADKPLTADEIAKIKDQRIRALPGSYETTSAVLGAMNGIVEYGRPDDYVQTLKPKLEAITPAEAEAAIKQIVQPAAMTWVIVGDLKQIEAPVRALNLGEVQVLDADGKPLADAPAGASAK
- a CDS encoding ubiquinone biosynthesis accessory factor UbiJ — protein: MTDPTPNAWLPVPLRKLAGRALETALNHTLSLDPDTQQKLAALNGRRVLLHLAGPELALAVQVQDGRLKVGPPDETETAASTLRVAATPGSLLAMALRRGDDGVAPGKVEIAGDADLARRLEKLASQFAPDFEEAFARTFGDVLGVPIARAVRKALAHAKETASHLTEDGAAWLRDESRLALAPGEAEAFLDGVDALRERSERLEARINRLAARLQGTHPKGAGA